One genomic region from Candidatus Acidulodesulfobacterium acidiphilum encodes:
- a CDS encoding NAD(P)/FAD-dependent oxidoreductase — protein MARIVVLGSGFAGNTAALNLKKALGRKHEVVVISPRKHFSYIPSWIWVGVGSMKPEKTQFDLTPVYEKFDIEFKNGAAEEIHPDDVDRYVVVKYNDGKTEQVKYDYLINATGPKLNFAATPGLGPDEGYSDSVCSLPHAVKTRDNFLKAVEKMKKGKRQKFVVGTGHGTATCQGAAFEYIHNLEFEIAKRGLRNMADITWISNEPTLGDFGVGGVVVRRNGNFISGKLFAESTFREKGIKWVDRAHVRNVKEGSLDYVNIEGKEGSLDFDFAMLIPPFAGISISYIDKDGSDIKSQMCVPSGFMKVDADYTSGAKPFEEWKNSDWPKKYNNSLYKNIFAAGIAFAPPHPISKAFKAPDGTLIAPSPPRTGMASGIIGHTVALSIIDMIKNGAAEPTYSASMAEFGAICITSMGKSMTGGSAALLTMYPVIPNYDKYKFGRNLNYTFGDIGLAGHWVKYMLHYLFIWKMKGKFLWQYIPD, from the coding sequence ATGGCTCGCATAGTAGTTTTGGGTTCTGGATTTGCCGGCAACACTGCGGCATTAAATTTAAAAAAAGCGCTGGGGCGTAAACATGAAGTTGTAGTAATATCGCCGAGAAAACATTTTTCTTATATCCCTTCATGGATATGGGTGGGAGTGGGTTCTATGAAGCCAGAAAAAACTCAGTTCGATCTTACGCCGGTATATGAAAAGTTTGACATAGAATTTAAAAACGGAGCGGCGGAAGAGATTCATCCGGACGACGTCGACCGATATGTAGTCGTAAAATACAACGACGGCAAAACGGAACAGGTAAAGTACGATTATTTAATAAACGCTACGGGTCCTAAGCTCAATTTTGCGGCTACGCCGGGACTTGGACCGGATGAAGGCTATTCTGATTCGGTCTGTAGTTTGCCTCATGCCGTTAAAACAAGGGATAATTTTTTGAAAGCGGTAGAAAAGATGAAAAAGGGCAAAAGGCAAAAGTTTGTCGTCGGTACTGGACATGGAACCGCCACCTGCCAAGGGGCCGCTTTTGAATATATACATAATTTAGAATTTGAAATTGCGAAGCGGGGACTTCGCAATATGGCGGACATAACTTGGATATCCAACGAACCTACGCTGGGCGATTTCGGAGTCGGCGGAGTGGTAGTAAGAAGGAACGGAAACTTTATATCAGGCAAACTTTTTGCCGAGTCTACTTTTAGGGAAAAGGGCATTAAATGGGTGGACAGGGCGCACGTTAGAAACGTAAAAGAAGGCTCTTTAGATTACGTTAATATTGAAGGAAAAGAAGGGTCGCTCGATTTTGATTTTGCCATGCTGATTCCGCCGTTTGCCGGTATTTCCATCTCATACATAGATAAGGACGGCAGCGATATTAAAAGCCAAATGTGCGTGCCTAGCGGTTTTATGAAAGTAGATGCCGATTATACCTCCGGCGCAAAACCTTTTGAGGAATGGAAAAATTCGGATTGGCCTAAAAAATACAATAATTCTTTATATAAAAATATATTTGCGGCAGGAATAGCTTTTGCTCCCCCGCATCCGATAAGCAAGGCTTTTAAAGCGCCGGACGGTACTCTTATAGCTCCGAGTCCTCCCAGAACCGGCATGGCGTCTGGAATCATAGGCCATACGGTCGCCCTTTCCATTATCGATATGATAAAGAACGGAGCGGCAGAACCCACCTATAGCGCATCGATGGCTGAATTCGGGGCAATATGTATAACCTCTATGGGCAAATCGATGACCGGCGGATCGGCCGCTTTATTGACTATGTATCCGGTAATTCCAAATTACGATAAATATAAATTCGGCAGAAATTTAAATTACACTTTCGGAGATATAGGTCTTGCCGGACACTGGGTTAAATATATGCTTCATTATTTATTTATCTGGAAAATGAAAGGAAAATTTTTATGGCAGTATATTCCCGACTAA
- a CDS encoding thiamine phosphate synthase has translation MPNTDASWFNFNIYLIGDKNFFNNDEEYIDALDEAFGAGLKAFQLRQKDVSVRDFIKIGDKIRGLIFKKYPDVKFFVNERADAAAVLSADGVHLNINAPPIKSVKEKFKGLKIFYSSHSIEDAVDAEKNGADFITFSPVFKTKKQDFFHGADVLKKVVNVMKIPVFALGGINEFNIPEIKKSGCRFIAIQSSLLSLNKKDIGKKVKAMIKILNGK, from the coding sequence ATGCCGAATACGGATGCTTCTTGGTTTAATTTTAATATATACTTAATAGGGGACAAAAATTTTTTTAATAACGACGAAGAGTATATTGACGCTCTCGATGAAGCTTTCGGCGCAGGTTTAAAAGCTTTTCAGCTCAGGCAGAAAGATGTTTCCGTACGCGATTTTATAAAAATTGGAGATAAGATAAGAGGCTTGATATTTAAAAAATATCCCGACGTTAAGTTTTTTGTTAACGAGAGGGCGGATGCCGCAGCAGTTCTTTCTGCAGACGGCGTACATCTAAATATTAACGCTCCGCCGATTAAATCGGTTAAAGAAAAATTTAAAGGCTTAAAAATTTTTTATTCTTCTCACTCCATAGAAGATGCCGTCGATGCTGAAAAAAACGGAGCCGATTTTATAACTTTCAGTCCCGTTTTTAAAACTAAAAAACAGGATTTTTTTCACGGCGCAGACGTTTTAAAAAAAGTTGTTAATGTCATGAAAATTCCGGTTTTTGCGCTCGGCGGCATAAACGAGTTTAATATACCGGAAATTAAAAAATCGGGATGCAGGTTTATTGCCATCCAATCTTCGCTGTTAAGTTTAAATAAAAAAGATATAGGCAAAAAAGTAAAAGCAATGATAAAGATTCTTAATGGAAAATAA
- the thiC gene encoding phosphomethylpyrimidine synthase ThiC yields the protein MKYINQISAARQNIVTDEMKACALAEGVAPEKICEDVMNGFTVITKNRLRDIKPLAVGKDLKTKVNANIGSSGDNHDIEEELEKLNAAIKSGADAVMDLSTGGNIVEFRLYILKNSSVPIGTVPLYEAFQPAVEKGIVNPNSPDFIDKFDPEYLFDVIERQCEEGVDFITVHCGLTLKAISTMNMQTRIMGIVSRGGSLIASWMIRNNKENPLYENYERLLKIAKKNDVVLSLGDGLRPGCLHDATDRAQITELITLGELQKKALEEGVQVMIEGPGHVPLNQVEENIKLEKSLCNGAPFYVLGPLVTDIAPGYDHITSAIGGAIAAGAGADFLCYVTPAEHLRLPSVSDVKEGVIAAKIAAHAGDIAKGIKGAANFDLEMSKNRRAMNWEKQYECALDPERAREMRASLPLKDDKVCSMCSSYCSIKLNSSFIK from the coding sequence ATGAAATATATAAATCAGATATCTGCCGCAAGACAAAATATTGTTACCGATGAAATGAAAGCGTGCGCTTTGGCAGAAGGAGTCGCTCCCGAAAAGATATGCGAAGACGTTATGAACGGTTTTACCGTCATAACGAAAAACAGATTAAGAGATATAAAGCCTCTTGCCGTAGGCAAAGATTTAAAAACTAAAGTAAATGCCAATATAGGTTCTTCCGGCGATAATCACGACATCGAAGAAGAGTTGGAAAAGTTAAATGCGGCAATAAAAAGCGGCGCTGACGCCGTTATGGATTTATCTACCGGCGGCAACATAGTAGAATTCAGGTTGTATATATTAAAAAATTCGTCCGTTCCTATCGGTACGGTGCCTCTTTATGAAGCCTTTCAACCCGCGGTCGAAAAAGGTATCGTTAACCCTAATTCCCCTGATTTTATTGACAAATTCGATCCCGAATACCTTTTCGACGTTATAGAAAGACAGTGCGAAGAAGGCGTGGATTTTATTACCGTCCACTGCGGCTTAACTTTAAAAGCTATAAGTACGATGAATATGCAGACCAGGATTATGGGTATAGTATCAAGGGGCGGTTCGTTAATTGCGTCGTGGATGATAAGAAACAACAAAGAAAATCCTTTATATGAAAATTATGAAAGACTGCTTAAAATTGCCAAGAAAAACGACGTAGTTTTAAGCCTCGGCGACGGATTAAGACCGGGATGCCTGCATGACGCTACCGATAGAGCCCAGATTACCGAATTAATTACGCTTGGAGAACTGCAGAAAAAAGCGCTCGAAGAAGGCGTTCAGGTAATGATAGAAGGGCCGGGGCACGTTCCTTTAAATCAGGTAGAAGAAAATATAAAATTAGAAAAAAGTTTATGCAACGGCGCTCCTTTTTATGTTTTAGGTCCGTTAGTTACGGATATTGCCCCCGGCTACGACCATATTACCAGCGCCATAGGCGGCGCGATAGCCGCCGGAGCGGGAGCCGATTTTCTGTGCTACGTCACCCCCGCCGAACATTTAAGGCTTCCTTCGGTATCGGACGTTAAAGAAGGCGTTATAGCCGCAAAGATTGCCGCCCATGCAGGCGATATAGCCAAAGGAATAAAGGGCGCAGCAAATTTTGATTTAGAGATGAGCAAAAATAGGCGGGCTATGAACTGGGAAAAACAGTACGAATGTGCTTTAGATCCCGAAAGAGCCAGAGAAATGAGAGCCTCCCTGCCCCTTAAAGACGATAAAGTGTGTTCTATGTGTTCTTCATACTGCTCTATAAAATTAAATTCTTCGTTTATTAAATAA
- a CDS encoding DUF815 domain-containing protein: protein MDELLEEVRNINAIISEVYLKLKDKYNGGNDADTISERSIIRYDDTLLDKSGSFKFFKVNGSYMLKPLSEANLEHPPSGYSLSLSDFIGIDQIIKEVFRNTMKFASGKPANNVLLWGDRGTGKSSLIRAIAKSFGEPPYIDKIKFIEVVEDTAEMIYELITILKAKSSRFILIFDDIAYDADSMFYKKLKSMLDGGLDELPENIIIYATSNKRHLTAEKFKKENLNSTEFIHPEEEAEEGLSLSDRFGLSYGLYSFSQDTFLKIVELYIKKYGIKISSLDMDEIRKNALNFALIKGSRSGRTAKQFVINLIKD from the coding sequence ATGGATGAACTCCTTGAAGAAGTGCGCAATATTAACGCTATTATATCGGAAGTTTATTTAAAACTTAAAGATAAATATAACGGCGGTAACGATGCGGATACGATTAGCGAACGCAGTATTATACGTTACGACGATACGCTGTTAGATAAATCAGGTTCGTTTAAGTTTTTTAAGGTTAACGGCAGTTACATGCTTAAGCCTTTATCTGAAGCCAATCTTGAACATCCGCCTTCCGGATATTCACTCTCCCTTTCGGATTTTATCGGAATCGACCAAATAATAAAAGAGGTTTTCAGGAATACTATGAAATTTGCTTCCGGCAAACCCGCCAATAACGTTCTTTTGTGGGGCGACAGAGGAACGGGCAAGTCCTCGTTAATCAGGGCTATAGCAAAATCTTTCGGCGAACCTCCTTATATCGATAAAATTAAATTTATAGAAGTAGTCGAAGATACGGCGGAAATGATATACGAATTAATTACAATTTTAAAGGCGAAATCATCACGATTTATATTGATTTTTGACGATATTGCTTACGATGCCGATTCTATGTTCTATAAAAAGCTTAAATCTATGCTTGACGGCGGGCTTGACGAACTTCCCGAAAATATTATAATTTATGCGACTTCCAATAAACGCCATCTTACCGCCGAAAAATTTAAAAAAGAAAATTTAAATTCCACTGAATTTATTCATCCGGAAGAAGAAGCGGAAGAAGGGCTTTCTTTAAGCGACAGATTCGGTCTGTCATATGGGCTTTACAGTTTCAGCCAGGATACGTTTTTAAAAATAGTCGAACTTTATATAAAGAAATACGGTATAAAAATATCTTCTCTCGATATGGACGAAATCAGAAAAAATGCTCTTAATTTTGCTTTAATTAAGGGTTCCAGATCGGGGAGGACGGCAAAACAGTTTGTAATTAACTTGATAAAAGATTAA
- a CDS encoding diguanylate cyclase — protein sequence MSEIKYSVKYRPKMSIRTKLILSFSLSILIPLILLSVANTYIFKNQTKKENLNKVRITLSGAQRIYYSQANRLKNAFLISSNNPYLIKAVIDKNIFFQNSLIKSYKKAFSFADYIGITDGEGHITSSVTGDGKGLKPSLDGIIFKAFRTGFPIVKTAIIRKSTLIDMGIKLSNGTSNMFLVTVVPFIHDGRTVGSIFGLISLNNNAYLPETIYNEYHLKTAVFASLFNRQVCLSTLKIPGNIFGIGSRLPEYIHEKIMSGKDFIKELNYNGETVFAAFHPIKNIKGKTIGSIAVFISNRRYETLFRKTAEYAIFIIFIGLLISFVISYFASKDTLNPISALRTAIKEFTSGDLNTKLIIDTKDEFESIGKGFTEMAATVKDREERMEKYNLFSDFLVGSLDFDKIISSTLNILEELLNISSGIIYIYSKSGKFKAGNSESGNHEGDNEKSDLNSGDSSSTDDDLTLESAEEGYLIPYQFYGIRKFIANKINAYEGMAGHCLKDRKTIWFHDIPENAMIFKEKLMERGGEGMAIDYGFCEVFPKDIVWLPLYIGGVNVGVLMVSSIYGFKKEDIAFLEHAVKELSVSLDNARIHRKINELSITDELTGLYNRRKMGEVIELEFNKAKRYGNSLSVMILDIDHFKRINDFYGHKTGDTVLSKIGGILNRNIRTIDTAVRYGGEEFVIILPQTDFNGAVISAKKIKNLIRKQNFTQIQGEVTVSIGIASLPDDNINTVDDILKIADDFLYEAKNSGRNRIIGEHGGKKFEITEDEQ from the coding sequence ATGTCTGAAATAAAATATTCCGTTAAATACAGGCCTAAGATGTCCATAAGGACAAAGCTTATTCTGTCTTTTTCGTTATCCATTTTAATACCTCTTATACTTTTATCCGTTGCAAACACTTATATTTTTAAAAATCAGACAAAAAAAGAAAATTTAAACAAAGTGCGTATAACGTTAAGCGGAGCGCAAAGGATTTACTATTCTCAGGCAAACCGTCTAAAGAATGCTTTTTTGATAAGTTCTAACAACCCTTATCTGATAAAAGCGGTTATTGATAAAAATATATTTTTTCAAAATTCTTTAATTAAATCTTACAAAAAAGCTTTTAGTTTCGCCGACTATATAGGAATAACAGACGGCGAAGGCCATATAACGTCGTCTGTTACCGGAGACGGAAAAGGTCTTAAGCCGTCTTTAGACGGCATAATATTTAAAGCGTTCAGGACTGGTTTTCCTATCGTGAAGACCGCTATTATTAGAAAATCTACGCTTATCGATATGGGCATTAAACTGTCTAATGGCACTTCCAATATGTTTCTGGTAACCGTTGTACCTTTTATACACGACGGACGTACGGTCGGTTCCATATTCGGATTGATAAGCTTAAACAACAATGCGTATCTTCCCGAAACTATTTATAACGAGTATCATTTAAAAACCGCCGTATTTGCCTCTCTTTTTAACAGGCAGGTATGTTTAAGCACCCTGAAAATACCGGGGAATATTTTCGGCATAGGTTCAAGACTTCCCGAATATATTCACGAGAAGATTATGTCCGGCAAGGATTTTATAAAAGAGTTGAATTACAATGGAGAAACCGTTTTTGCCGCTTTTCATCCCATAAAAAATATAAAAGGAAAGACTATAGGTTCTATCGCGGTATTTATTTCTAACAGGCGCTATGAAACGCTGTTCAGAAAAACGGCTGAATATGCTATATTTATAATATTTATAGGACTTTTAATATCTTTCGTTATATCTTACTTTGCCTCAAAAGACACTTTAAATCCTATTTCCGCTTTAAGAACGGCAATTAAAGAATTTACTTCGGGCGATTTAAACACAAAGCTTATAATCGATACCAAAGACGAGTTTGAATCGATAGGAAAAGGTTTTACGGAAATGGCCGCTACCGTTAAAGACAGAGAAGAAAGAATGGAGAAATATAATTTGTTTTCGGACTTTTTAGTCGGGTCTTTGGATTTCGACAAGATAATATCTTCCACTTTAAATATTTTAGAAGAGTTGCTGAATATTTCTTCGGGAATAATTTATATATACAGTAAAAGCGGAAAATTTAAAGCAGGTAATTCTGAATCAGGCAATCATGAAGGCGATAATGAAAAATCGGATTTAAATAGCGGCGATAGCAGCAGTACGGACGACGATTTAACTTTGGAAAGCGCCGAAGAAGGCTATTTAATACCCTATCAATTTTACGGGATAAGAAAATTTATCGCAAATAAAATAAACGCTTACGAAGGAATGGCGGGACACTGCCTTAAAGACAGAAAAACGATATGGTTTCACGATATTCCGGAAAACGCTATGATTTTTAAGGAAAAGCTTATGGAAAGAGGAGGCGAAGGCATGGCTATAGATTACGGTTTCTGTGAAGTGTTTCCGAAAGATATAGTTTGGCTTCCGCTTTATATAGGCGGCGTAAACGTGGGCGTACTGATGGTATCTTCTATTTACGGTTTTAAAAAAGAAGATATAGCGTTTTTAGAGCATGCCGTCAAAGAACTTTCCGTATCTTTGGATAATGCGAGGATTCACCGTAAAATTAACGAACTTTCTATAACCGACGAACTTACAGGACTTTATAATAGACGAAAGATGGGCGAAGTTATAGAACTTGAATTTAATAAAGCAAAAAGATACGGAAACAGCTTGTCCGTTATGATTTTAGACATCGACCATTTTAAGCGTATTAACGATTTTTACGGACATAAAACCGGAGATACCGTCCTGTCTAAAATAGGCGGTATTTTAAACCGCAACATAAGAACTATAGACACTGCCGTCAGATACGGCGGCGAAGAATTCGTTATTATTTTACCTCAGACGGATTTTAACGGAGCCGTTATTTCAGCAAAGAAAATAAAAAATTTAATAAGAAAACAAAATTTTACCCAGATTCAAGGAGAAGTTACCGTCTCAATAGGAATAGCTTCTCTTCCCGACGATAATATTAATACGGTTGACGATATTTTAAAAATAGCCGACGACTTTCTATACGAAGCCAAAAATAGCGGAAGAAACAGAATTATCGGCGAGCACGGCGGCAAAAAATTCGAGATAACCGAAGATGAGCAATAA
- a CDS encoding ROK family protein, whose translation MSNNSIYTAGVDIGGTNLRLGIFGGGGKPESDVRILMPEAADVDFIIRNIKKFLYDNKKYNVKTLGIGIAGQIDAESGNIIFSPNLNWHNVPLKKGLEEELGLNNILVANDLAAITYGEWKYGAGKGFNNLICIFVGTGIGSGIIINGGLYTGCFNSAGEIGHTRIVSGGRKCTCGNYGCLEAYAGGHGIASIAIERAYADRPAFQDVINESGGVIESITAKSIAKAYKAGSKEAVRLIKETGEYLSDGVASAVNLLSPCAVILGGGVLDGIPELFDIVRAETLKRSLKASSSNLKILRSSLGEYAGIIGAAALSSSV comes from the coding sequence ATGAGCAATAATTCAATTTATACTGCAGGAGTAGATATAGGCGGCACTAATTTAAGATTAGGAATTTTCGGCGGCGGCGGCAAGCCGGAGTCTGACGTACGCATATTAATGCCGGAAGCAGCGGACGTCGATTTTATAATACGTAATATTAAGAAATTTTTATACGATAACAAAAAATATAACGTAAAAACGCTTGGTATCGGCATAGCAGGTCAGATAGACGCCGAATCCGGAAACATAATTTTTTCTCCTAATTTAAACTGGCATAATGTTCCCCTTAAAAAGGGGCTTGAAGAAGAACTTGGATTAAATAATATATTAGTTGCAAACGATTTAGCCGCTATTACTTACGGGGAATGGAAATACGGAGCGGGAAAAGGCTTTAATAATCTGATATGTATTTTTGTTGGGACAGGTATTGGTTCCGGTATAATTATAAACGGCGGTCTATATACAGGATGTTTTAATTCGGCAGGAGAGATAGGGCATACAAGGATAGTTTCCGGCGGCAGAAAGTGTACCTGCGGCAATTATGGCTGTTTGGAGGCATATGCCGGCGGACACGGCATTGCGTCGATAGCCATAGAAAGAGCCTATGCAGACCGCCCTGCTTTTCAAGACGTCATAAACGAAAGCGGGGGCGTTATAGAATCTATAACCGCAAAATCTATAGCAAAAGCATATAAGGCAGGTTCTAAGGAAGCAGTCCGTTTAATTAAGGAAACAGGGGAATATCTTTCCGACGGCGTGGCAAGCGCAGTAAATTTATTAAGTCCTTGCGCCGTAATACTAGGAGGGGGAGTTTTAGACGGAATTCCGGAACTATTCGACATAGTAAGAGCCGAAACGCTTAAAAGGTCTCTTAAAGCATCTTCGTCGAACCTTAAGATATTAAGATCCTCCTTAGGAGAATATGCCGGAATTATCGGCGCCGCCGCATTATCTTCATCCGTTTAG